attgccatttacaaagctgtctgcatcacaactgaagcctgggtcacatacagccaccacctaaggttgctggagcagttccacataaggtgtctgcagcgaatcatggggatcatGTGGCATGACCGTGTtactcatgctgagattcttgctaggacaaactgcaagagcatagaagccacggccactgaacaccaactgcactggcttgggcatgtcattaggatgcctgccacgtcaagtcctgtatggacagcttcatctgggccgtcGGTCCGCAGGTGATCAGAAGAAGCGAACAAAGACCAACTAAAACATCTCTGAAGAagtgtatcgaccccttgagactggagcaagctgccattaaCCTTTCCATTTGGCGGGAAATCTGCCAAAGGTATAAAACAGCTGGAAattgagaggaatgtgaaaaaaaacacagaaaagactaaggagacacacaaccatgcctgcccccactaactcagacttcatatgcccaatgtgCAATAAAACTTATGGAtgaagaactggactctacagaCTTCAAAGAACACAccgaacgactgggatttcactcgtACCTAAAATGGCCATTGGTgttcaaaatgaccgccagtttttaaactctgtattctgtcaggataagtacccaattgagatattaatgcattgcatatgttagtatgtctgttaggaaacgactgacatcaaattaccattttaacaactataatactatttttaaacaatttaaacttcagagagacctggtcgaacttgaatagcaaaattgaaaaattgaaaatattacctgaaaaacaaatggaaaacacatgttgctaatctgaCAAACGTAACagggcctataaaacatgaaatgcaaaaaaaaacccactgaaaataaatattgaagcaGTCCCAAATgacaaccggaacttaaaaactactataaCGACTGTGGGCAGTTATTTTGACCAccatggtttttaaactttatattctgtcaggataaatacccaattgagatattaatgcattacatacactcaccggccactttattaggcacacctgtccaactgctcgttaacgcaaatttctaatcagccaatcacatggctgcaactcaatgcatttaggcatgtagacatggtcaagacgatctgctgcagttcaaaccgagcatcagaatggggaacaaAGGTGATTTaaatgactttgaacgtggcatggttgttggtgccagacgggctggtctgagtatttcagaaactgctgatctactgggattttcacgcacaaccatctctagggtttacagagagtggtccgaaaaagagaaaatatccagtgagtggcagttctgtgggcgaaaatgccttgttgatatcaatggtcagaggagaatggccagactggttcgagctgatggaaaggcaacagtaactcaaataaccactcattacaaccgaggtatgcagaagagcatctctgaacgcacaacacgtcgaaccttgaggcagatgggctacagcagcagaagaccacaccgggtgccactcctgtcagctaagaacaggaaactgaggctacaattcgcacaggctcaccaaaattggacaatagaagattggaaacacgttgcctggtctgatgagtctcgatttctgctgcgacattcggatggtagggtcagaatttggcgtcaacaacatgaaagcatggatccatcctgccttgtaccaacggttcaggctggtggaggTGGtgaaatggtgtgggggatattttcttggcacactttgggccccttagtaccaattgagcatcgtgtcaatgccacagcctacctgagtattgttgctgaccatgtccatccctttatgaccacagtgttccatcttctgatggctacttccagcaggataacgcgccatgtcataaagctcgaatcatctcagactggtttcttgaacaggacaatgagttcactgtagtcaaatagcctccacagtcaccagatctcaatccaatagagcacctctgggatgtggtggaccgggagattcgcatcatggatgtgcagccgacaaatctgcagcaactgcgtgatgctatcatgtcactatggaccaaactctctgaggaatgtttccactaccttgttgaatctatgccacgaaggattaaggcagttctgaaggcaaaagggggtccaacccggtactagcaaggtgtacctaataaagtggccagtgagtgtatgttagtatgtctgttaagaaactaactgaccccaaaattaacattttaataacttttactatttttcagacaatttaaaaGACGCTGTCCAAcatctgtaaatactgcaacgcgttagtggtagtcatggtgcgtctgtaacggcatctgtaaccagacatgttggcaataatcagaaatcaaatttagactatttctctgcactggagaacactagttttttggggtttttttctataacagggcaatgaacttcacgacggaaatgatgtgaccaaaacacatcataaatagttCACGATCACGCGCTAATTACGaacactcatggtcgttttaggtagatcttataactttttttgtgcaattgatctcaaacttgttttaaatgcaaatatatgcagttttaggagaattcaggtctgtatctttttttccacaaagttattaaactttgaaaatccaaaacgctcATAAtgatgaggagggacgtcatcatCGAACTCAATGGACTACCAGCAACCAAGCAAGCTGGACTGAGGTTTTAAAGAGGGTGATTGTAGTGGTGAAGTTTTTAGCAGAGCGAGATCTAACTTTCAGGGGACACATTGAAATTTTTGGGCACCCTGATAATGGAAACTTTATGGGTGTGCTGGAAGTTATCAGTGAGTTTGATCCACTCTTGAAAGGGCATATAGAAAAATATGGCAATGCTGGCAAGGGAACACCATCATACCTCTTGCCAACATGTTTAGAGTTTATTGAATCGGTGAGAGAGCGGGTCCTCACACATGCACATTGAATTGTATGTATAATTCACTctatttaactgtataaataatcaGGGTTTTAAAACTGCTGCCCAGTACAGCTGCTGTTCATGGAACTGATGTCAAAACAGCCACTTTTTAATCGTAGTTGCGCAAAAACAGCCGCTTTCTAAATGTAGTTGTGGTCTAGCCATGTactatactaggttttaacctagtcttgctTTTCTCTTTTCCATCAGTGTCTCGCTCTCCAAAGCCAGATGCCACCCCTCAGGATATCCCTCTTGGTGGCCGGGCCTATCAGGACTCCTCTTCTTCAGCAGCCACAGAAACCACCAAACCTTCTGGCCCCACACCATTGTTTACCGTTGATGGTGAGACTAAATGGCACATGGCACCCCTATTAAAACAGGAGGGGAAATTATTTTGACCATTTCCGTATTCCATATAGATTTTCTTTTGTCCTTAAAGTCATGAAAACATTCATTGGAAAAAAATATGGAAATTACTTGTCTTTGAGAGAGTCTGTATGTCTTATACTTTTATATCACAATCAGCCTTTGCTGAAAAAAGAAACACGGTAAGCTGAATATTCTCCAATTTTCAAAAATGGTTGCAGAAATTAGTTTGAACCCTGAGTGTCATAGCTTCAAAAGGCCAACTTTTCAGGATTAAAGGATagggttttttctttttcatatttattttcattGAGTTTTAATGGGGATTGGAGTCATAGAACCTCCCCAACTCCTGAAGCATATCAAGAACCAGTaatgaataaaagaaaaaaaggacccAACACTTCCATTTTTTGCCTGTTTTTTGCAAAAGTGATCTTTGTTAACAAAATGATTAGTGCCACCCTCGCTATGTGATTAGTCAAAAGGCACAAGTGAATCTTGCCTCATATTCCTCCGTATATCTCTAATTGCACTTgagttctcttttttttcctcccacagtgaaTGAAATACTCAACTCGGCTAAGGAGCGAACAGAGAGCCTGATCAGTCCCCAGGAGGGCAAGAGCAGCAAAGGTAGAGCCCTCAATGCACACGCTATTCCTGAAATGTCCTGCTTCACACATCATGGGAGCTGCCCCACTACAACCATAGCCTTTTCCTGTTGAAGCTGTATTTGGGaattaagtgccttgctcaagaacACATAGGCAGTGGTTGTTGAAAGAAAAGCCACTCATTCAAATTTCACCAACTGCGCTTTATCAGCCGTTCCGAGGATTCAAATTGTGACCTTCCTGTTAACGTCTGCATCTGTAACTCTTGCTGTGTTCCTTGCTCTTCATTTGACCTTTTTTCTGTATCCCTCAGTGTTAACCCATAGAAATGATTTTATTAGTGGGCAGGGGTGGTGAAATATAGGTATGTTGTCAACAGGGGTGGGGTGTGGCGGGGGTATTATTGCTTGTCTCACTTCTTGTCTGATTTGTCATCATACCAAGTTTACCATTAAACGTTACACAGCCTTCTGTTAGACCATGTATAGTCAGTTTCACTGTGGGTTGATTACCGTCGCTGTTGGCAAAACCCCACATCTGCAAAGGAGCTAACTTCACAGGAAGTGAAAGAAATAtttattatttcatcattttataaatatACATTACACTTTTATAGGCTTTGGAAACATTTTCTAGGAGCATTGAGGCGATCTCAAGCCTGAAAGAGGTACATGTATATTTGGTTTACTGAATAAAAAGAAAATTGCCAAACTTGCAGTTACATGGCTTTCACCCAACAATGACATTATGTtcttaaaaaaaacatgcattaTGAGTATGAGTACTCTTGTCTTGCCATGAGTCACCTTTCAACTCACTGAAACTTTCAACTGTGTGGAGTGTGAAGCAATTTTTGAAGAAAATTAATAGTGAATTTGAAACATGACGTGATGGTCACATCCACCACATTTCGGCCACACAGTGTGTGACATCTATGCTGTCAACAGCGCTGCAACCCTCTTATATGGAAATCGCAAGGAAAAAGTTTTTATGAGGAAAAGGTCGCATTTTATTGACACAATAATAGAGAGCTATGGATCTTTTGAAAACCTCTAATttttctctgcctgtctctctctcagctcccTCAGTCCAGCAGAGGTCTCAGCTCGATGAGCTGCGGAGGTTTGGCAAAGAGTTTCGGGTAAGATCAGCTGGTTGGTCCCTCCAGGTCAAGGTACAATCACAGAGACCACAAGTTGTTATGCTCATAAAGGGGTCTGTGTCAGTGCACGGCCATCTGCTCTCAGAAAATTCAAAGTAATAATAACACTATTAATGGTTAAAGCATTGACTGTGCAAGATAAAATGCAGTTAGGAACCACAAGAGAGGTCAGTCCACTTGATGTGGAGAAATATGGATCATGTCCATCAGGAATATTGTGTTCTAGTGTGCATAATTTGAAGATTCACCAGTCAGGTCAtgtgaccagatcatctgcaaaaaaaaaaaaaacagtgacagTGACCCCCTTTATTCTGAAGACTATTAGGTCAAAGCTACTTCTTATCAACATCTCAAAAGTGTCTTATTTTTTGCTATCAACAGTCGGACAGTGCTGTTGAAGGAAACTTACTGAGAATGCCAtgactctcttcctcctcctccttttccttaCAGCTGCAGCCGAGCTCCCCCCCTGCAGCCAACACTGTCTCCTTGGAACCTCCTCAACCCAACACTGTTCAGACTGCTGACTCCGCCTCCCCAGCACAGCCCAAATCTGGCCCCTCCCATACCACCTCTGCCCAAGGCTTGCAGCAAACTACTGAGGGAACCACCTCCTCCGCTAcacctgctgctgctactaccccTACAACACAAGCCATACCTCAGTCCACAGCATCAGATGGGCCATCACCTGGGATACCACCGCCAGCCAGGACCCCTGGAAGTGAGGAGCCCCAGCCTGACAGTAGCGAGCAAGCTGAGGGTGTATCGGTGGCTGCAGTGTAAGTACAGTCTGGTCCAGTGCAGGGCCCTTGGATGTTGCTGTGCCTTCATTTCTCTAGTTAGCATCCTTGGAAAAAGCCTATTCAGTATTATCAGTGATGTGATGGTTAACTGATGTAAACTTAAGAGCATTCTCACATTTTAACGCTTTCAAAAATTTCGAAGCAGTGTTGTTGCATTGTATTGGTCTGGTAATTTTCACGTTACTCAGTGCCAAGGCCACCTTTTGGTTTAAGTCTGACCCAAAATGAGAAAATTACAACATGAGCGTAGTAGATTGTGGTTTTTCAGCGggatgttttgattttttttggctTGTCCACTAGCTACAGAGGTGAAATGCTTTGGCAGAAAGATTGCAGGATTTATTGTCATGAGTTGTTAGCACACACAAAGCAAAAAGAGGACAAATTTCTCCAAaccattttattaaaaaaaaacaagaatagcCATCAAATCATGCTACTATAAACCCGCAGTGCATTGCATAATGTCCTCATTTCCTCATTTCAGTTTGGTGTCTTTTGAAGCTGCTTTCACACCAGAAACTAACACCGAGGTCCACATCAAACCATGTCTGTGTAAAAGCCACCTTAGTGTAGGTAGTGTTTTAAAATGGCTTAAGCTTTAGCTGTCCCATCCATGAGTGTGAAAAGGAAATATTGAGATAGGTGAATGAAAAACCTCTCTGAGACATTAGCAGACAAACACCTCTTCTTCATTCTAGTTGGCTCACGAAGTCCTCACAGTATTTGCCAGTGAAGAATCTATACCTAAGGTGCCCCACATGATCTAGTCATCCCATTAACCCTATCACTGGTTTGTAAGCCCTATTTAGATACTgtaagagagatggatggataaaagGAAGGAAACAGAAGGGCTTGAGAGATAAGTGATGTGTTGTTTTCTGATTGCAGGCAGGTGAAGAACTCCACATTGAATCCCAATGCAAAAGAATTCCTTCCTGTCAAAGGCTCTGCCACTGTGGTAAGTCTACTGAACCTGTTTCATaaacaccacacaaacacacacagacacacacacacacacacatacacacaacagagGTATCGTAACTAAATCTCTGTAGAATaatcacacaaaaacaaatgtaCATGCACAGAGCATGTAGTGCTGTACTCTGTGATACACTTTTAGATAAGGTTGATGTCTGTAACATTCACTGCCTTTTCTGCTCACCTGACTAACTCACCGGTCGTCTTTTTGGTGTAGCACAAGTCTGCCTCAACTCCTACTCCCCCACGGCCCACCCCACCCAGCCCCTCGGTGGTACTCCCAACCCCACCGGGGCAGCACGGAGGAGGAGCCATCTACAGCAACCCTCCCGGACCATACCTGTCCTATGTCTCTCCTATCACCATCCAGGGACACTCGGTCCAGGTACGGTCCTGGCTCCCACAGGTTAAAATACTTTTTTTAAATTCTTACTCTTATGTTTGCACAATTAATTTCAATCTCCTGATAGAATAGAGTTGTAAGAACCACTGATGCACGATATGGTAGCAGACTCTGGAAATAGTGATGTGTATTGTATCTCAATATGTTTCAACTCTGGGTGGCAAGGAAATAAAAATGGTACTGTACATCGACGTAGTCAACTTTAAATAGTTGGGTTAGCAGGTGCTTTGCAGAGGTACCATACCAAATATTGATGCATAGATTCGAGCTTTGTTGTTGAAATTAAGAAATGTTTTTGTCTGCTCTTCAGGCTCCTCAGATGTACCAGTACACTATGTCAACAATCAGCCAGGGCAAATACCCAAGAGCCAAAggtacaaacacagacacatgcaaatacataacttatttttttgtttgtgctTGACTAAATTATCAGTTCATCCCATCAAAGCACATAAAGGACACAAACAGACAGTTGCCTATGACTTAGCAGTTTGACCTACAGGCTGAGGCAAAAAACCATCTTGAAGCATCATTCATCAAAACAAAAAGATGGCGTCCTCTGTAGGTACAGACACTGCCAGACAGaaggtctcgctctctctcacacaaacacatactcacATTCTTGCTTCCTTGCTGCAGCGTCATTATTGACACAACTGTGATGCCCCCGTCCTGTTCTTCTCTGTTGCTTCAGGCCCAGTGGTGGGTCCCCGTCCAGAACATCACACGTCCCCAGCATCCCCGATGATCCAGGCAGCAGCCTCTGCAGCAGGGCCCCCACTGGTGGCCTCGCCTTACCCCCAGTCCTACTTGCAGTACGGCCAGGTTATCCAAGCCATGCCCCCCCACTACCACGGACAGGTACGACAGAGGCACGCTTATCCAAAAACAGGTTGGAAAAGAAAAGTGGGTGAATGGGGGCAGTTTTTGTTGTCACATTGAAATTAAAACCCCAGTCTGTAAACTGGAAAATAAACAAAAAGACCTGAATTCCAGTTTTTCTTGACGCATACTctataatccagataaggaaatctcagaaagttgaatcagttcatctggacacaacgtttagtgggagaaacgtttcatcactcttctaagtgacttcatcagtctcagctgactgcaggtatccccagcctcataaacagcacagttgcataatgactgaaaccagcgatcggtttcgtATGTGAAATGCCGTCACCATATATATGAgatttacaatggccatgtgtgctattcaggaatcaggaacatttatttgtcgtttcatttcatgtaatatcacttctcccagcccacagcagtgcaacacaaaagacaaaaacacatatccaagctacaagaaaatatgtatccaaactacaaaaacaaaactataaaattacaaaaacacatatccaacatatccaaaaaaaatttcactgtccaagagagcaaacaccagccaggatgactgttggaactgccgatctgcagttagctagcagttagcttagcctgccccgcttccgcgtcctgtcagaccgccctcagtgcttcctcttcgggtgcagctccgggcagggccgtggtccttgggcccaccggacacagcagaccaggctcccccagctaatCCAACGTCAgttctcccagtcagacaccctcaacacacttccccgcactccacacgacgacaccaaaaacacagtcaatgccaggcgagcccaccgccagaccgccctcggtgttatcggaactgtcggtctgcatggactagtagttagcttagcatgccccgcttctgcgtcctttcagaccgccctcagtgcttcctctttgggcgcagctccaggcagggccgtggtccctgggcccacaggacgcagcagagaccaagctgtcccagccgatccagcgccagctctcccagccatcaaacgaagacaacttagacgcagatgtggacaaagacactgcatggatggtactgggtgaggccgctgcaaacgtaagttcgcgctgccatcttcccacaccgatagtgagtgaggccgctgcaaacgtgagtttgcgcactgaaggggggggggacacttttttttttcacagagtattgggaaatagttgcaatcacagcattgtaaaatggcgacagatgtatgcttgcccccccccccccccgctcactcggttcagggatggtcattccctcttcacatagatggcctctttgactccccattcaaaccagcattcctccctatcaaggatgttcacatcctcatccttgaaagagtggccactggcttgtagatggatgtagactgcggagtcctggcctgaccaggtaactcttctgtgttgtaccatccaCTTCGCCAGAGTctctttggtttccccaatgtacgattcatggcaatcctcctggcacttaacaggtacactatattgctgtttgtgcaggagcacccgatccttggggtggaccaatttctggtgcaacgGATTTTGAAAGCGACCGAGATGCGATGTTTTaagatattttctttttcttaaataataataataatgaacattATTTAAATCGCAGctttctaaacaatgttacaaggtgccttacacaacaggataaataatgcacatagttAAGATAAAACAAAagaatacaataaaaatataggacataatgccagagcTGCTCCACAAAGCAAGGTAAAACATGGTCAGGATAAAATCACAAGAACATAATTAAAACGAAGAGAATTAGAGCCGATAAAACAAGGGTTATaattaaaaacaattaaaataatgcgatgaaagaaaaatataaagaattaaaaatgtgAAATTATAAAAATATGAGATATAAACATAGAAAAGTATAGAAAATAAATGAGAAAAATTGGGCAAAAACcgatttactttaaaaaaaatccttcctgtaaaagtaagttCTAAGTAGTGATTcaaaagaaggcagtgagtttgctagccaaatttcctcaggtagggagttccaCATCTGTGGGGCTCTTACTCACACCCTATGGGCCTGGCCCATGCCTGcactcctcaggcaggtcctttttaacttttccctcagccagcctcatTACTACAGGTGACCGGGCAACAAAACAAgctgagggcaaacaggtctaggttgaacgaaAGCTAGAatgaacaaaggcaagcacgacttcttcaagccaagacttcgtcaagccaagttttcgtcaagcaaggactgctctttttagatccagtcagtcatctgtattttgtgtacctagtatagactatgtgtttccttcacattcctgtcctttcctcttcccgggactgggatagacgttgggtcactcctaggcactgtgaccctaccaagctcatctatcccactctctctactcatGTTGAGCAAGtcgtgatgggagggctctggaattgccagtctgtggtgccgaaagctgagtttatctcaggttatgcatccttgctctccctcaatttTCTTGctttaactgagacctggatcacgccagaaaacactaccacacccgcagctctgtcagatgtgtactctttttctcacactcccagagctgggaggcaagGTGGTcatactggcctgctaatcttcctgaaatggaaatactctcttgtttccattctacAATTTTCTctaccctcttttgaatttcatgctgttactgtctcttatccagtcaaactcaccattgtggtcaTTGTGGTtatgtaccgcccaccaggcccccttggtgagtttctggaggagcttgacacacttgtctcgcacttccctgttgatgactctgcacttatccttctcggtgacttcaacatccacactgacaagctagatcctcttctctctttcctctcctcctttgaccttcacctctcaccctctcctcctacgcacaaggccggcaaccagctggaccttatctttactagacactgtcctattccaatctctctgttactcccctccagctctctgaccactatttcatgtcctactctctctccctctcttcgcccccctcagcccctccccacatggtttccacccgtagacacctccgctctctcttcaccactgatctttcttcctctgttacctctatcctccctatacctgaatctttctctctcctacccctgacactactactgatcttcttctctctaccctctcctcttctctggacaatctctgtcccttcacctccaggcctgcatgcccaactccacctgccccttggctgtccgtctcagtacgtactgacagacggagcctgagagtggcagagtgcaaatggagaa
The nucleotide sequence above comes from Lampris incognitus isolate fLamInc1 chromosome 10, fLamInc1.hap2, whole genome shotgun sequence. Encoded proteins:
- the atxn2l gene encoding ataxin-2-like protein isoform X5, which encodes MHMTKKTRNTMKPPAQTQSSPAFEGVYNNARMLHFLTAVVGSTCDVRVKNGTVYEGIFKTLSSQCELAVDAVHKRSEGLTDDGDGGGEEGGGGGGRLLTPMIEEITDTMIFSPADLVTMTCRDVDLNYAIRDTFTDSAISSTRVNGEHREKVLQRWDGGGSNGENYDLESDASNGWDANEMFKFNAETYGIKSTYDSSLSMYTVPLERGNSEVYRQREARAARLANEIESSLQYRRRVSLENDEGKNEEEKFSSVVRDREDRASPGFTSGNREGKYIPLPQRAREMGMSASSLRGGAASRTGVPGSSKHAPPGSSSSSSSSPKPSSDRSSPLSGRTVYSPHQTQGSPPSACSPPCSNHEATSRSSVNGVVPRTSPKSQRPPNSRTLRTPNSQSSPAVSRSPKPDATPQDIPLGGRAYQDSSSSAATETTKPSGPTPLFTVDVNEILNSAKERTESLISPQEGKSSKAPSVQQRSQLDELRRFGKEFRLQPSSPPAANTVSLEPPQPNTVQTADSASPAQPKSGPSHTTSAQGLQQTTEGTTSSATPAAATTPTTQAIPQSTASDGPSPGIPPPARTPGSEEPQPDSSEQAEGVSVAAVQVKNSTLNPNAKEFLPVKGSATVHKSASTPTPPRPTPPSPSVVLPTPPGQHGGGAIYSNPPGPYLSYVSPITIQGHSVQVRSWLPQAPQMYQYTMSTISQGKYPRAKGPVVGPRPEHHTSPASPMIQAAASAAGPPLVASPYPQSYLQYGQVIQAMPPHYHGQTALSASSLGAAPGRAVVPGPTGRSRDQAVPADPAPALPAIKRRQLRRRCGQRHCMDGTG